In Candidatus Angelobacter sp., the following proteins share a genomic window:
- the infB gene encoding translation initiation factor IF-2, with product MPVRIYDIAKKLGIESKDVLVKAKELGIAGAKVPSSSLDKITAEYLEEQLGGGKPAAVAEPPPASQPILIVSAPAEPPPPVSEAQEPQSPSVGPTEAETETSSPAEIATEVVEATSAPPPPITRVAPPSPPKPGIGEKVGFIQLPQKPAPKPGLKTGAMKPPQRPAPATRPGAAPMPLKAGARPAAQPSTPATPKFVPPTTGELITLKPPVVVRDLAEQLKRKPFQLIADLMELGVFANVNQSVDETTAQKLCAKYGFRFEVEKRERGAGIVHAPPRPVERDLEDKPEDLRLRAPVVTIMGHVDHGKTTLLDVIRKSNVAAKEAGGITQHIGAYTISIPHPERKSELQQITFLDTPGHAAFSSMRARGANVTDIVVLVVAANDGVMPQTLEALSHAQAAKVPIIVAVNKCDHPNANPMKVRQQLQDKGLVCEEWGGSTIFVDVSALTKRGVDKLLEMIVLQAEVLELKANPTRPAKGNVIESGLEPGGPTATVLVRKGTLHVGDIVICGEYWGRVRALINEEGNRLKEAGPSVAVKVLGLNGVPEAGLEFSVVENEKDARGLAEERTEKVRSEDKERRPKVTLENLFETLASETSKVLKVVVKADTQGSVEAIVEALKKIDAEKVALDIIHSAVGTITESDVILASASKAIVLGFHTRVDNGVSEVAKREGVQIKLYAIIYELIDEVKEAMAGLLDPLIREVIVGSAEVRKVFALSKGGNVAGCVVASGRIVKGKMRVQRRKGLIYEGVSLSLRRFQDEVNEVRAGMECGIRLDGFNDYQVGDSIECYTQEKVPQKL from the coding sequence ATGCCCGTTCGTATTTACGACATAGCGAAGAAACTTGGAATCGAAAGCAAGGATGTCCTTGTCAAGGCCAAGGAACTGGGCATAGCCGGGGCCAAGGTTCCGTCGAGTTCGCTCGATAAAATCACGGCGGAGTATCTGGAGGAGCAATTAGGCGGAGGAAAGCCTGCGGCGGTCGCCGAGCCCCCACCCGCGTCGCAGCCCATTCTGATCGTATCCGCTCCAGCCGAACCACCTCCCCCGGTTTCTGAAGCTCAGGAACCACAAAGTCCTTCAGTCGGACCGACGGAAGCCGAGACCGAGACGTCATCCCCCGCTGAAATCGCGACTGAAGTTGTCGAAGCGACATCTGCACCGCCTCCGCCAATCACCCGGGTGGCTCCCCCCTCACCTCCAAAACCTGGGATTGGGGAAAAGGTTGGATTCATTCAGCTGCCGCAGAAGCCCGCGCCCAAACCCGGGCTGAAAACGGGGGCGATGAAACCGCCGCAGAGACCTGCGCCTGCAACGAGGCCGGGCGCCGCTCCGATGCCGCTGAAAGCAGGCGCCAGACCTGCGGCGCAACCCTCGACTCCCGCGACGCCCAAATTCGTTCCTCCCACAACCGGTGAACTGATCACGCTAAAGCCTCCGGTCGTGGTCCGCGACCTCGCTGAGCAGCTAAAGCGCAAGCCGTTTCAGTTGATTGCCGACCTCATGGAACTCGGCGTGTTCGCCAACGTCAACCAGTCCGTTGACGAGACCACCGCACAAAAGCTCTGCGCAAAATACGGTTTCCGGTTCGAGGTGGAGAAACGCGAACGCGGTGCCGGCATCGTTCACGCGCCACCGCGGCCGGTCGAACGTGATCTGGAAGACAAGCCGGAGGATCTCCGACTCCGGGCGCCGGTGGTCACCATCATGGGCCACGTTGACCACGGCAAGACAACCCTGCTTGATGTGATCCGCAAGTCGAACGTGGCTGCCAAGGAAGCCGGCGGCATCACCCAGCACATCGGCGCATACACGATTTCCATTCCGCACCCCGAACGGAAGAGCGAACTGCAGCAAATCACGTTTCTTGACACGCCGGGCCACGCCGCGTTCAGCTCGATGCGCGCCCGCGGCGCGAACGTCACCGATATTGTAGTGTTGGTTGTGGCCGCCAATGACGGCGTCATGCCGCAAACCCTCGAAGCCCTGAGCCACGCGCAGGCGGCGAAAGTTCCAATTATCGTCGCTGTCAACAAGTGCGATCACCCGAACGCCAATCCGATGAAAGTCCGCCAGCAGTTGCAGGACAAAGGGCTGGTTTGTGAGGAATGGGGCGGCTCCACCATTTTCGTGGATGTCTCGGCACTCACGAAACGGGGCGTGGACAAGCTGCTCGAAATGATCGTGCTTCAGGCCGAGGTCCTCGAGTTGAAGGCGAATCCGACGCGTCCCGCCAAAGGCAATGTCATCGAGTCCGGTCTTGAACCCGGAGGTCCGACCGCCACCGTCCTGGTCCGCAAAGGCACGCTGCATGTGGGCGACATCGTGATTTGCGGCGAATACTGGGGCAGGGTGCGCGCCCTGATCAACGAAGAGGGCAACCGGTTGAAGGAAGCGGGGCCTTCGGTCGCCGTGAAAGTGCTCGGATTGAACGGTGTCCCCGAAGCCGGACTGGAGTTCAGCGTGGTGGAGAACGAAAAAGACGCGCGCGGACTCGCGGAGGAGCGCACCGAAAAGGTGCGCAGCGAGGACAAGGAGCGCCGCCCGAAGGTCACGCTCGAAAACCTGTTCGAGACCCTGGCGTCGGAAACCAGCAAGGTTCTTAAAGTTGTCGTCAAGGCCGACACTCAGGGCTCGGTTGAAGCCATCGTTGAAGCGCTCAAGAAGATCGACGCGGAAAAAGTCGCCCTCGATATCATCCACAGCGCCGTCGGCACGATCACAGAATCCGACGTGATCCTGGCTTCGGCCTCCAAAGCAATCGTGCTTGGGTTTCACACCCGCGTTGACAATGGCGTATCCGAGGTCGCCAAACGCGAAGGCGTGCAGATCAAGCTCTACGCGATCATTTACGAACTGATTGACGAGGTAAAAGAGGCGATGGCCGGCCTGCTGGACCCGTTGATCCGGGAAGTCATCGTGGGCTCGGCGGAGGTGCGCAAGGTTTTCGCCCTGTCCAAAGGTGGCAATGTCGCCGGCTGTGTCGTGGCCAGCGGACGGATCGTCAAAGGCAAGATGCGCGTTCAACGGCGCAAGGGGCTCATCTATGAGGGGGTTTCCCTCTCCTTGAGGCGTTTCCAGGACGAAGTCAACGAAGTCCGCGCGGGGATGGAATGCGGAATTCGGCTCGATGGTTTTAATGACTACCAGGTCGGGGACTCCATCGAGTGTTACACTCAGGAGAAGGTGCCGCAAAAACTGTGA
- the rbfA gene encoding 30S ribosome-binding factor RbfA, with protein MQSLRHQRVRELLKREIGEVIRREIPVGEAGLITVNDVGVSGDLQSATVFVGIVGTADQQRKGIELLKRERLRIQGLVGRAVVLKYTPKLRFMRDDSVARGNRVLEIMEELERSRPPS; from the coding sequence ATGCAGTCCCTCCGACACCAGCGCGTGCGTGAGCTTCTCAAGCGCGAAATCGGCGAGGTTATCCGGCGCGAAATCCCTGTTGGCGAAGCGGGTCTGATCACGGTGAACGACGTGGGCGTCTCCGGCGACCTGCAATCAGCCACGGTTTTCGTGGGAATTGTGGGCACGGCCGACCAGCAACGAAAAGGTATTGAACTCCTCAAGCGGGAACGGCTGCGCATTCAGGGCCTCGTCGGACGCGCCGTCGTCCTAAAATACACACCTAAATTGCGCTTCATGCGTGACGACTCGGTCGCGCGGGGCAATCGCGTGCTGGAAATCATGGAAGAACTCGAACGCTCCAGGCCGCCATCATGA
- a CDS encoding bifunctional oligoribonuclease/PAP phosphatase NrnA — MKTPPGIVGRILAELGRSGSVCVAGHVRPDGDCIGSQLGLAMALQNLGKKVVCWNEDRVPQKLAFLDPRNLIQPPSPGHQFDCVVATDSASFDRLGKVGKCVQNRRLLVNIDHHASNTRYGDLNWVSARESSTGELVFHLLRTAGWPVTSAIADCLFTAVSTDTGSFQYPSTQPSTYRVAAELVKLGANLARICNEVYQSFPLSRVRLLKHVYNHFHLTHENQIAWFWLKKADFTRAGADAADSEGLIDHIRAIEPVVVACVFEEVEPGLTRVSLRSKSNRVNVSEIAGGFGGGGHPAASGARISGKPASVQRRVLAALKKALDSAH; from the coding sequence ATGAAGACGCCTCCCGGCATCGTTGGGCGGATCCTCGCCGAGCTCGGCCGCTCCGGGAGTGTTTGCGTGGCCGGTCATGTGCGTCCGGACGGTGACTGCATCGGCTCGCAACTGGGCCTGGCAATGGCGCTTCAAAACCTGGGCAAAAAGGTCGTTTGCTGGAACGAGGACAGGGTTCCGCAAAAGCTTGCCTTCCTCGATCCCCGAAATCTAATTCAACCTCCGTCGCCCGGCCATCAGTTTGATTGCGTCGTTGCCACCGATTCGGCCAGTTTTGACCGTCTCGGCAAGGTGGGCAAATGCGTCCAAAACCGCCGTCTTCTCGTCAACATCGACCACCACGCGAGCAACACGCGGTACGGAGATCTGAACTGGGTGTCCGCCCGCGAGTCGTCCACCGGTGAATTGGTCTTCCACCTCCTGAGGACCGCCGGCTGGCCGGTCACATCGGCGATCGCCGATTGCCTGTTCACCGCCGTCTCGACGGATACCGGCTCCTTTCAATATCCGAGCACGCAGCCTTCCACCTACCGGGTGGCCGCGGAACTGGTGAAGCTCGGCGCGAACCTCGCCAGGATTTGCAATGAAGTTTACCAGTCGTTCCCGCTTTCGCGCGTCCGGCTGTTGAAACATGTCTATAATCATTTCCACCTGACACACGAGAATCAGATCGCCTGGTTCTGGCTCAAAAAGGCCGACTTCACTCGCGCGGGCGCGGACGCCGCGGACAGCGAAGGGCTTATTGACCACATTCGCGCAATCGAGCCGGTCGTCGTCGCCTGCGTCTTCGAGGAGGTGGAACCCGGTTTGACGCGCGTCAGCCTCCGCTCCAAAAGCAACCGGGTCAACGTCAGCGAAATCGCCGGCGGATTCGGGGGCGGTGGCCACCCCGCGGCGTCCGGCGCGCGCATTTCCGGCAAACCAGCATCCGTTCAACGCCGGGTGCTCGCCGCCCTCAAGAAGGCACTCGATTCCGCGCATTAG
- the truB gene encoding tRNA pseudouridine(55) synthase TruB, whose product MHEFDPLDGALLIDKPVGPTSHDVVDAIRRRFQIRKVGHCGTLDPNASGLLVIVLGRGTKLSEKLMSSDKVYEGTLKLGETTSSYDADGELTGSLPVPPLTVEQLNELAATFVGDQMQLPPMVSAIKKDGVPLYKLARKGIEVERKERMIHIYNFRFTSYHEPLGQFRIACTKGTYVRTLAHDLGQKLGCGAHLAALRRTASGKFAVSDALPLDQALSLSTGELEGRIMPFLQLAREAQLFRAS is encoded by the coding sequence ATGCACGAATTTGATCCGCTCGACGGCGCGCTGCTCATCGACAAACCCGTTGGCCCCACCTCGCACGACGTGGTGGATGCCATCCGCCGACGTTTCCAGATCAGGAAGGTCGGCCACTGCGGCACGCTTGATCCGAACGCCTCCGGCCTGCTCGTCATCGTGCTGGGCCGCGGCACCAAACTTTCGGAGAAGTTGATGTCCTCCGACAAGGTCTATGAGGGCACGCTGAAACTCGGCGAGACGACGAGCAGTTACGACGCCGATGGTGAATTGACCGGTTCACTGCCAGTGCCACCGTTGACGGTCGAACAATTGAACGAGCTCGCGGCGACGTTTGTGGGCGACCAGATGCAATTACCGCCGATGGTTTCGGCGATAAAAAAGGATGGCGTGCCGCTCTACAAACTTGCGCGCAAAGGCATCGAAGTCGAGCGCAAGGAACGGATGATTCACATCTACAACTTCCGTTTCACCTCCTATCACGAGCCTCTGGGACAGTTTCGAATCGCCTGCACGAAGGGCACCTACGTCCGCACCCTGGCGCACGACCTCGGCCAGAAGCTCGGCTGCGGCGCACACCTTGCCGCGCTGCGCCGCACCGCCTCGGGCAAATTTGCCGTGTCCGACGCGCTGCCGCTCGACCAGGCGCTTTCGCTGTCAACCGGCGAACTCGAGGGCCGGATAATGCCGTTTTTGCAGCTCGCGCGCGAGGCTCAGCTTTTTCGCGCGTCGTAA
- a CDS encoding bifunctional riboflavin kinase/FAD synthetase codes for MKTLSAAGELRPGSRKVSAAIGMFDGVHLGHQQVIRQTVEDARQHEGVAVAITFDCHPNSVVAPERNPPLIYSQSQKLRVIESLGIDSALLIHFDRMFSEIPGEQFIRGLARDFGRLHSLCVGSAFTFGFRRGGNVDLLKRLGKELKFTVHGLASVSLGGNGVSSTRIREAIRTGDLDAASQMLGRAYSLGGKVVHGRELGGKLGFPTANVDVAGLATPPNGVYAVHASVQDRQYRGVANIGFRPTLQNANPQLQVEVHLLDFSGDLYGRELEITFVEKLRDEQKFPSREALQEQIRRDIETARRIF; via the coding sequence ATGAAAACTCTGAGCGCAGCCGGAGAGTTGCGGCCTGGATCGCGCAAGGTCTCCGCGGCCATCGGCATGTTCGACGGCGTGCATCTGGGCCATCAGCAGGTCATCCGACAAACGGTCGAGGATGCCCGGCAGCACGAAGGAGTCGCGGTGGCCATTACGTTCGACTGTCACCCGAATTCCGTCGTCGCCCCCGAACGCAACCCCCCGCTGATTTATTCGCAGTCGCAGAAGTTGCGCGTGATCGAATCTCTGGGAATCGACTCCGCGCTATTGATCCACTTCGACCGGATGTTCAGTGAAATACCCGGCGAACAGTTCATTCGCGGTCTCGCGCGGGACTTCGGCCGCCTGCACAGTCTGTGCGTGGGCAGCGCCTTCACCTTTGGTTTCCGGCGCGGCGGCAACGTCGATTTGCTGAAACGACTGGGCAAAGAATTGAAGTTCACCGTGCATGGGCTGGCCTCGGTTTCGCTCGGAGGGAACGGGGTCAGTAGCACGCGGATTCGCGAGGCCATCCGCACCGGCGACCTCGATGCGGCCAGTCAGATGCTCGGCCGCGCCTATTCGCTTGGAGGAAAAGTCGTTCACGGCCGGGAACTCGGCGGAAAACTCGGCTTTCCGACGGCCAACGTTGACGTCGCTGGACTGGCCACTCCCCCCAACGGGGTGTACGCGGTGCATGCGTCGGTTCAGGACCGTCAATATCGTGGCGTCGCCAACATCGGTTTCCGTCCCACCCTCCAGAATGCAAATCCACAACTTCAGGTCGAAGTTCACCTGCTCGATTTCTCCGGCGACCTCTACGGGCGGGAGCTGGAAATCACGTTTGTGGAAAAACTGCGCGACGAACAGAAGTTCCCTTCGCGCGAGGCGTTGCAGGAACAGATCCGGCGCGACATTGAAACTGCGCGGAGAATATTTTAA